Part of the Saccharomyces mikatae IFO 1815 strain IFO1815 genome assembly, chromosome: 1 genome is shown below.
GGTAGGATCATAATTGCGAATCCTTGCATCAAGATATCTCAGAGGCATTGACTGGGAGTTGCACTGGTAGTAGGGGGTGGAATTGGGGTAGCACTGTGTCTATTCCAGGATTGATATGGCTATTTGACGAATAGTGATAGTGACAAATACAATACAGCGAGGGTGAATTGGTTTTTGGTATACGTATAGAAATGAGGAAAGAAtagcaaaagaaattttaggGAAAGTAAAAAGATTAAGAGCATCTGATATTTTATTCTGCTGTAGTGTGGAAAAAAGATGGGGTGAGATTATCTCATAGCATCCGCATGAGCATGTGTTGCAATTATCACATTGCATTAAGTCCTGTGACGGTAATATAAAGTGATGTATGGTGTGTTAATGGTGGTAATAGGGAACTGATTCTATTTTGTGATGTGACAAGGTTACAGtagcattattttttaagtATTGTAGAAGTAAAGTGCATAGGGGTATTATTTGTATGTGCAAAAAGAACTGTTTTATGCGTGTAGAGTTTTGGAGCTGGTGCTTAATTGCCGGTCTTGGGTAATGTAGTATTGATGTTTTAAAATGTGATAAACCAAAAGCATGATATTGGGTAATGTTTCAGAAACGTATTACAGAAGAGGAGTGTTTAGTGGTAGCTCTAAACGCAGAAGTATTCTTCCTAAACAAAAGGAGTAATTCTATATTTCTTACTCTTAGATAACTTATGGAGGCTTTCCAGTGATCTTATTTTACTATGAGATATAAAGCATATCTTAATTCTTTATCTCAACAGCATCACCAACTGTGTATGATATTGCGAGTAGATCCTTAGTTGTAATTGGTAGGGTATTGTGGAATAGCATGCGTGTGAGCGTGCCGTGGTGTAGCATCACGGTAGTGTTCAGAGTAAATTTTGTTGCTTAAACTATCATAATGGTATGGTGAGTTTGCAAATATTCGACTTTCATAATGGTAGGGACAGTGCTAATATACAATCTGTTTACTCAGTAGAATTTTCGATTGAgatatttttaatattttggtGTTTTTGAAGTcgattttttattattatggtaaatatatgtataaaaTGACTAGACCGAATGTGGAAAAATACGTTATATTGAATGCAAGTAAATTCATTTAAATGATATTTGGGTCCTTAGAATATATTATAAACACTAAAATGGGAATAAACATGAGTTTTATGAGTAAATGGCGCAGGGCGTGTGGTGACGTAAGGAATTGCGATCTAGCTCATTAATCATAATTTAGTAAGATTATTGACCCTTTTTCATATATTACTATAAACTAGTCATACTTCTTAGGTTAGCACATTTTAATAGAATGATAATATGTGGCTATGAATCGATGTGAATTTggagaaattttttatgtttggGTGATTTAAttggtgatttttttaaattgtgataaatatatgtatataatgaGTAGACAGAATTTGGCAAAATACGTTATATTAGATGCAAGTAAgtgcatatatatgatatttgggTCCGTAGAATACATTATAAACACTAAAATGGGAATAAAAGTGGGTTTTATGGGTAAATGGCACAGGGTGTGAAGCGCTGAGGTAAGTGCcgtgtatggtgatgtatggtgatgtatagtggtaaccATGGCAACTGAGTGAGAGGtgaggatgaggatgaggagCAGTGCGGCAGTGTGGCAGAAGGGAGTTGGGTAAGATGAGTAGGATGAGAgtagtttatttttagcATCCGTAGGCGTATGGAGAGCTAtcaaggagaagaagaaggcatgGTAGGTGTTGATATGTGGTGAGGTAGCTAGATGTGGTTAGAGGTGGGATGGGGAGTAGTGGTAGGATATGATGTTAggtatgattgtttacatttggatgtttacatatgattgtttacatttgattgtttacatatgattgtttacatatgattgtttacatttggatgtttacatattatgTTAGGTATGTTGTAGAGGTAGATGGTAGATGGTAGGATAAGTGGAAGTGGTGGTTGGTGGTAGATATGGAGTAGTGATGAGATGTGAAGGATGGCAGGTGGAGAGCGTAGGCAGTGGAGGAGCAGGTAGGGTAAGCTAAGGCAGTGGGGTTGGAGTTGGAGAGGTAGGGTTAGACAGCGAGGTAGGGCTGATAGTAGGGTTAGAGATAGGGTAAGTAAGTGTGTACTTCtcatgatagtgatggtgatggtgatggtgatggtgatggtgatggtggtagtgatggtgatggtagtgatggtgatggtagtagtgatggtggtagtgatggtggtagtgatgggtgatggtgatgatgatggtaatggtggtagtgaaaGTAGTGGgtgtgatagtgatggtggtagggTTAGTGATtgtgatagtgatagtgatggtgatgatgatgatgatggtgatagtgatggtgtgtgggtgtggtgtgggtgtgggtgtgggtgtgggtgtgggtgtgggtatatatatgttacCTTATTGCACGCTGGATGGTATTAGACAACGCCGTAGGGACATATTGCACCGTGGAAGTAACTCTGTACGAAAGCTGTCATTATTTCCTGTTTAGGCACTTGGGGACGCAAATTGTGGCCGAAGATCTGGCGTcaaggaatttttttatagtgGGATATTGCACCAAGGAAGTAACTTGATAcgtattttcttattaagCAGggtaatatatttttcttttttcttgaggGGGAGCGTCGGAGAAGTTACGGGAAATTTTTGGAGAAGGTTTTCTGACgcgttatatatataggtGCGCCAAAAAGGTCTACCTTACTTCGAAGCGTAAGGTCATATACCTAATAAGGAAATGTAATTCAtaagtttttattatattggTCTTTTCGAGAGCGGAAGAAGCTGCAGGCTGAGCGcataatttcttgaagcGACCAACTGGTTCATGTTTAAGTAACCAAGAGAACATCCACGAAGCGGCTTGAGCAATGAACAGAATCCTGGTTCTCCTCGACTAAGCAGACAGATTGAGATACTACGCACAAACAtggaagttgaaaaagaaagtacgTACCTactactttatttttgcagGCCGGAAATCAAGCGATGAATGACGATCCTCAGGAAGAAACGGATATCTCTCTGTTTTCTATGTTGTGCTTGAAGGGGTCAGTGGCTAATCTTGATgggattttttattaactGTGCTTTGTTGCTGCTGGAGATTTGCACTTGTGTAGCAGAggtctttttcttttgggtGCTCATTACATAATTCTGCATCTTCTCAATAGAGTAGCTCAATTGCATTCCTAGATGATGATAGGGTGGAAACTGGACaatcttttgtttatattGATGGATTTCTTGTCAAAAAGCATAACAATCAACATACTATTGTTAATTTCGAAActtacaaaaataaaatgaaaatttccgATAAGCGtaagtttgaaaaagcaaacTTTGAGGAGTTTGAGTCCGCTctaaataacaaaaacgaCTTGGTACATTGTCACTCAATAACTTTATTTGAATCGATCCGCACGGAAGTGCGATCATTCTACGAAGACGAAAAGTCTAGCCTAATCAAGGTGGTAAAATACAGAACCGATGCAATGGATAGGaaaagatcttttgaaaaaattgtcatTCCCGTCAtggttaaaaaaaatgtacaaAAGTTTCTGACGTTTGTTGAAGACGAACCAGATTTCCAGAGCGGACCCATCCCTTCAAAGTATCTTATTCccaagaaaatcaacttgATGGTCTACACGTTGTTTCAAGTAcatactttgaaatttaataGGAAAGATTACGATatcctttctcttttttaccTCAACAGAGGATACTATAGTGAGTTGAGTTTTCGTGTCCTGGAACGTTGTTACGAAACTGCGAGTTCCAGGCCGAACGACAGCTCTACGATGCGTACTTTCACCAACTTTGTTTCTGGCACGCCTATTGTAAGGAGTCTTCAGAAAAGCACCATAAGGAAATATGGATACAATTTGGCACCCTACATGTTTTTGTTACTACACGTAAATGAGCTTTCGATTTTTTCCGCATATCAAGCAAGTTTACCTGGCGGTAAGAAAGTCGACACAGAGCGGCTGAAACGTGATCTATGCCCACGTAAACCCACTGAGATAAAGTACTTTTCACAGATATGTAACGAtatgatgaacaaaaaagacGGATTGGGTGATATTTTGCATATTATCTTGCGAGCATGTGCGCTTAATTTTGGGGCGGGACCCCGTGGTGGTGCTGGtgaggaagaagatctATCTGTTGCGAATGAACAATCCGTTATTCCCTCTGTGGACGAACATGGCTTAAAAGTATGCAAGTTGCGCAGTCCTAACACTCCACGAAGGCTCAGAAAAACACTAGATGCCGTGAAAGCTTTATTGGTGTCTTCTTGTGCTTGCACCGCAAAGGATTtagatatatttgatgaCAACAACGGCGTTGCGATGTGGAAATGGATCAAAATTCTGTACCACGAAGTAGCACAGGAAACCGCGCTGAAGGACTCTTATAGAATAACTTTGGTACCTTCTTCTGATGGTATATCAGTATGTGGAAAACTGTTTAATCGCGAGTATGTCCGCAGCTTTTACTTTGCATGCAAGGCTCAGTTTGACAACCTTTGGGAAGAGTTGAACAATTGCTTTTATATGCCTACAGTGGTTGATATTGCCAGTCTCATTTTGCGTAATCGAGACGTGTTGTTCAGAGAGCCAAAGCGAGGAATTGACGAGTATCTGGAAAAcgattcttttcttcaaatgataCCTGTTAAATATCGTGAAATTGTGCTGCCAAAGTTGAGAAGAGATACTAACAAAATGACCGCGGCtcttaaaaataaagtggCTGTTGCAATTGACGAGCTTACGGTGCCACTTATGTGGATGATCCATTTTGCCGTAGGATACCCTTACCGGTATCCAGAGCTTCAGCTACTCGCTTTTGCCGGTCCTCAGCGCAACGTATACGTCGACGATATAACAAGGCGCATCCAACTATACACTGATTATAACAAGAACGGTTCATCGGAGCCTCGACTAAAGACACTTGACGGACTCACTTCAGATTACTTGTTTTACTTTGTCACTGTGCTAAGGCAAATGCAGATATGTGCGCTTGGTAACAGTTATGACGCCTTTAAACACGATCCTTGGATGGATGTCGTGGGGTTTGAGGATCCAAATCAAGTAACAAATCGAGATACTTCGAGGATAGTTTTGTATTCCTACATGTTTCTGAATACCGCTAAGGGCTGTCTCGTTGAATATGCAACTTTTCGACAGTACATGAGGGAACTTCCGAAGAATGCACCTCAGAAGCTGAATTTTCGGGAGATGCGCCAGGGGTTGATTGCCCTAGGGCGGCACTGCGTAGGTAGCAGATTTGAAACAGATTTGTACGAGTCGGCGACGAGTGAACTCATGGCCAACCATTCCGTTCAAACAGGGCGAAACATTTACGGTGTGGATTCCTTTTCGTTAACCAGTGTCAGTGGAACGACCGCCACTTTATTGCAGGAGCGAGCTTCCGAGCGCTGGATTCAATGGTTAGGCCTTGAAAGAGACTACCATTGTTCCTTCTCCAGTACTCGGAATGCGAGAGATGTAGTAGCAGCAGTAGCAGGCGAAGCGAGTTCagatcatcatcaaaattttttgagtgCAACGCGAAAAAGGCCCCGAGAGCCCAAGAGCACAAACGATATCCTCGTCGCAGGTCGGAAACTTTTTGGCAGATCCTTTGAATTCAGGGACTTGCATCAGTTGCGCTTATGTTATGAAATATACATGGCAGACACACCCTCTGTGGCAGTACAAGCCTCACCGGGCTATGGTAAGACGGAGTTGTTTCATCTTCCCTTAATAGCACTCGCGTCCAAGAGCGACGTGAAACATGTGTCGTTTCTGTTTGTACCGTACACAGTGTTGCTTGCTAATTGCATGATCAGGTTGCGCCGAGGCGGTTGCTTGAATGTGGCCACTGTAAGaaactttattgaagaGGGTTACGATGGTGTTACTGATTTATACGTGGGGATCTACGATGACCTTGCTAGCGCCAACTTCACAGACAGGATAGCTGGGTGGGATAATATTGTTGAGTGCACCTTTAGGACCAACAATGTAAAGTTGGGTTACCTCATTGTAGATGAGTTTCACAACTTGGAAACGGAGGTCTACCGGCAGCCGCAATTTGGGGGCATAAGGAACCTCGATTTTGACGCTTTCGAGAAAGCAATCTTTTTGAGCGGCACAGCACCTGAGGCTGTAGCTGATGCTGCGTTGCAGCGCATAGGGCTTACGGGACTGAGCAAGAAATCGATGGACATCAACGAGCTCAAACGGTCGGAAGACCTCAGCAGGGGTTTATCCAGCTATCCCACACAGATGTTCAATCTGATTAAGGAGAAATCTGAGGTGCCTTTAGGGCATGTGCataaaatttggaaaaaagtggaATCACCTCCCGAAGAAGCACTGAAGCTTCTTTTAGCCCTGTTTGAAACTGAACCAGAGTCGAAGGCCATTGTAATTGCTAGCACAACCAAACAAGTGGAAGAACTGGCCTGCTCTTGGAGGGAGTATTTCAAGGTGGTATGGATACACGGGAAGCTGGGTGCTGCGGAAAAGGTGTCTCGCACGGAGGAGTTTGTCACTGACGGTGGCATGCGAGTTCTCATCGGAACAAAATTAGTGACTGAAGGAATTGACATTAAGGaattgatgatggtgatcACGCTTGATAATAgacttaatattattgagCTCATTCAAGGCGTGGGAAGACTAAGAGAAGGAGGCCTCTGTTATCTATTATCTAGAAAAAACAGTTGGGCGGCAAGGAATCGTAGGGGTGAATTATCACCAATTAAGGAAGGCTGTATAACCGAACAGGTACGCGAGTTTTATGGACttgaatcaaagaaaggaaaaaagggCCAGCATGTTGGATGCTGTGGCTCCAGGACGGACCTGTCGGCAGACACAGTGGAACTGATAAAGAGAATGGACAGATTGGCTGAAAATCAGGCCACAGCCTCCATGTCGGTTGCTGCGTTACCGTCTAGTTCACAAGAGAGAAGTAGTAGTGACAGGTACAGAGATTATTGCAGCAGCGATGAGGACAGCAACGCGGGCATTCAtgatagtaccaatgctagtaccaatgctagtaccaatgctagtacTAATGctagcaccaatgctagcACTAACGCCAGTACTAATGCTAGCACCAATGCCAGTACTAATGCTAGCACTAATGCTAATACTGctgatagtaccaatgctaatACTGATGCTAATACTGctgatagtaccaatgctaggactagtgctgttaccaccgccagcaccaacgtcaggactagtgctgttaccaccgccagcaccaatgctaggactagtgctaatactgctgatagtaccaatgctaggactagtgctgttaccaccgccagcaccaatgctaggactagtgctgttaccaccgccagcaccaatgctaggactagtgctgttaccaccgccagcaccaatgctaggactagtgctgttaccaccgccagcaccaatgctaggactagtgctaatactgctgatagtaccaatgctaggactagtgctgttaccacccGCCAGccaccaatgctaggactagtgctaatactgctgatagtaccaatgctaggactagtgctgttaccaccgccagcaccaatgctaggactagtgctgttaccaccgccagcaccaatgctaggactagtgctgttaccacgccagcaccaatgctaggactagtgctgttaccaccgccagcaccaacgCCAGGACTAGTGCTACTACCACCGCCAGTACCACTGCTAGCACCAACGAGGACTCCAATACAGGTGGAAATGCTGAGAGTAATAGATTCCATCCAGCCACTGACATTGATAAAGAGCCATATAAGCGGAAAGGAAGTCAAATGGTCTCGCTagagagaaagaaactgaaaGCACAATTTCCCAATACTTCTGAGAATATGAATGTATTAGAGTTTCTTGGCTTTCGGTCCGATGAAATTAAACATCTTTTCCTGTATGGTATCGATATATACTTCTGCCCAGAGGGAGTATTCACACAATACGGATTATGCAAGGGCTGTCAAAAAATGTTCGAGCTCTGCGTCTGCTGGGCTCGCCAGAAAGTATCGTATCGGAGGATAGCTTGGGAAGCACTAGCTGTGGAGAGAATGCTGCGAAACGACGaggaatacaaagaatacTTGGAAGATATTGAGCCATATCATGGGGACCCTGTTGGatatttgagattttttaccgtaaaaaagagagagaTCTACTCTCagatacaaaaaaaatatgcttGGTACCTGGCTATtactagaagaagagaaacaaTTAGTGTACTGGATTCGACAAGAGGCAAGCAAGGGAGCCGAGTTTTCCGCATGTCTGGAAGGCAAATCAAAGAGTTGTATTTCAAAGTATGGAGCAACTTGCGTGAATCAAAGACGGAGGTGCTGCAGTACTTTTTGAACTGGGACGAAAAAAAGTGCCAGGAAGAATGGGAGGCAAAAGACGATACGGTCGTTGTGGAGGCACTCGAGAAACTTGGAGTTTTTCAGCGTTTGCGTTCTATGACAAGCGCTGGACTGCAGGGTCCGCAGTACGTCAAGCTGCAATTTTGCAGGCATCATCAACAGCTGAGGAACAGGTATGAATTAAGTTTAGGAATGCACTTGCGGGAACAGATTGCGCTGGGAGTTATCCCATCT
Proteins encoded:
- the SMKI01G0955 gene encoding uncharacterized protein gives rise to the protein MKISDKRKFEKANFEEFESALNNKNDLVHCHSITLFESIRTEVRSFYEDEKSSLIKVVKYRTDAMDRKRSFEKIVIPVMVKKNVQKFLTFVEDEPDFQSGPIPSKYLIPKKINLMVYTLFQVHTLKFNRKDYDILSLFYLNRGYYSELSFRVLERCYETASSRPNDSSTMRTFTNFVSGTPIVRSLQKSTIRKYGYNLAPYMFLLLHVNELSIFSAYQASLPGGKKVDTERLKRDLCPRKPTEIKYFSQICNDMMNKKDGLGDILHIILRACALNFGAGPRGGAGEEEDLSVANEQSVIPSVDEHGLKVCKLRSPNTPRRLRKTLDAVKALLVSSCACTAKDLDIFDDNNGVAMWKWIKILYHEVAQETALKDSYRITLVPSSDGISVCGKLFNREYVRSFYFACKAQFDNLWEELNNCFYMPTVVDIASLILRNRDVLFREPKRGIDEYLENDSFLQMIPVKYREIVLPKLRRDTNKMTAALKNKVAVAIDELTVPLMWMIHFAVGYPYRYPELQLLAFAGPQRNVYVDDITRRIQLYTDYNKNGSSEPRLKTLDGLTSDYLFYFVTVLRQMQICALGNSYDAFKHDPWMDVVGFEDPNQVTNRDTSRIVLYSYMFLNTAKGCLVEYATFRQYMRELPKNAPQKLNFREMRQGLIALGRHCVGSRFETDLYESATSELMANHSVQTGRNIYGVDSFSLTSVSGTTATLLQERASERWIQWLGLERDYHCSFSSTRNARDVVAAVAGEASSDHHQNFLSATRKRPREPKSTNDILVAGRKLFGRSFEFRDLHQLRLCYEIYMADTPSVAVQASPGYGKTELFHLPLIALASKSDVKHVSFLFVPYTVLLANCMIRLRRGGCLNVATVRNFIEEGYDGVTDLYVGIYDDLASANFTDRIAGWDNIVECTFRTNNVKLGYLIVDEFHNLETEVYRQPQFGGIRNLDFDAFEKAIFLSGTAPEAVADAALQRIGLTGLSKKSMDINELKRSEDLSRGLSSYPTQMFNLIKEKSEVPLGHVHKIWKKVESPPEEALKLLLALFETEPESKAIVIASTTKQVEELACSWREYFKVVWIHGKLGAAEKVSRTEEFVTDGGMRVLIGTKLVTEGIDIKELMMVITLDNRLNIIELIQGVGRLREGGLCYLLSRKNSWAARNRRGELSPIKEGCITEQVREFYGLESKKGKKGQHVGCCGSRTDLSADTVELIKRMDRLAENQATASMSVAALPSSSQERSSSDRYRDYCSSDEDSNAGIHDSTNASTNASTNASTNASTNASTNASTNASTNASTNASTNANTADSTNANTDANTADSTNARTSAVTTASTNVRTSAVTTASTNARTSANTADSTNARTSAVTTASTNARTSAVTTASTNARTSAVTTASTNARTSAVTTASTNARTSANTADSTNARTSAVTTRQPPMLGLVLILLIVPMLGLVLLPPPAPMLGLVLLPPPAPMLGLVLLPRQHQC